A window of the Apodemus sylvaticus chromosome 15, mApoSyl1.1, whole genome shotgun sequence genome harbors these coding sequences:
- the LOC127665970 gene encoding olfactory receptor 187-like — protein sequence MGIENTTLLTEFVLTGLRHLPQWKIPLFLFFLLIYLITIVGNLGLITLIWNDPHLHIPMYLFLGSLAFVDTCLSSTVTPRMLLDFFAKGKLISFSECMIQFFSFGISATTECFLLAAMAYDRYVAICKPLLYPVIMTNRLCVRLLTLSFLGGFIHVLLHECFLFRLTFCDSNIINHFYCDIMPLLKISCNDTSLNYLMLFIFSGSIQVFSILTILISYTLVLLSILKQKSIKSIKKAFSTCGAHLLSVSLYYGSLLFMYVRPASPQVDDQDMMDSVFYTVIIPVLNPIIYSLRNKQVKNSLEKFLKRNT from the coding sequence ATGGGAATAGAGAATACAACGCTGCTGACAGAATTTGTTCTCACAGGACTCCGTCATCTGCCCCAGTGGAAAATCCCCCTGTTCCTGTTCTTCCTGCTCATCTATCTCATCACCATTGTGGGCAACCTGGGTCTGATCACTCTCATCTGGAATGACCCCCACCTTCACATCCCTATGTACTTATTTCTTGGGAGTTTAGCTTTTGTGGATACTTGTTTATCATCCACAGTGACACCTAGGATGCTGCTAGACTTTTTTGCCAAGGGTAAACTGATCTCTTTCTCTGAATGCATGATACAGTTTTTTTCATTTGGAATCAGTGCAACCACAGAATGTTTTCTCTTGGCAgcaatggcctatgatcgctatgtaGCCATATGCAAACCTTTACTCTACCCAGTGATCATGACAAATAGACTCTGTGTGCGtcttttgacattgtcctttttAGGTGGATTCATTCATGTTTTGCTCCATGAATGTTTTTTATTCAGACTAACTTTCTGTGATTCTAACATAATAAATCACTTTTATTGTGATATTATGCCATTGTTAAAGATTTCCTGTAATGACACTTCTCTCAATTACTTgatgctttttattttctctggctCCATTCAGGTATTCAGTATTTTGACTATTCTTATCTCTTACACACTTGTTCTACTTTCAATCCTAAAGCAGAAGTCTATCAAAAGCATAAAGAAAGCCTTCTCTACCTGTGGAGCCCatctcctctctgtgtctttgtactATGGCTCTCTTCTCTTCATGTATGTGCGTCCTGCATCTCCACAAGTAGATGATCAGGATATGATGGACTCTGTATTTTACACTGTCATAATTCCTGTACTCAACCCAATTATCTACAGTTTGAGGAATAAGCAAGTAAAAAATTCACTGGAGAAATTCTTAAAGAGAAACACTTAG